From Vitis vinifera cultivar Pinot Noir 40024 chromosome 14, ASM3070453v1, a single genomic window includes:
- the LOC104881711 gene encoding F-box/kelch-repeat protein At3g06240-like, which yields MACLALRHYFWAAYRLVVFVRPSIGVLELLGLSIGHCKGVALWNPATREIKSLPRTTLRHSEFWECAFTFTAFGHDPKTDDYKVFRLLTCSNMPGRPIQKMELYTLSSDSWRQMDLDVPAHIEGTNIINTCMKGINHWLGSDHENGDVVILLFDTSDEVFGVIPLPDSFGNQRGDIAVYNEMIALIFYPNTYTDTDTATEKRFDMWVMSEYGVKESWTRLFTIGAVSGVERPSGFWSNGGVFMGSSSGELLLYNHFTQQFKNLGVFSVARRPSIERYMQVIIYKESLVSLNGRHEEEDGIIRVP from the exons ATGGCATGT TTAGCCCTAAGGCATTACTTCTGGGCTGCTTATAGATTAGTGGTCTTCGTCAGGCCAAGTATCGGAGTTTTGGAGCTCTTGGGCCTGTCCATTGG TCACTGTAAAGGAGTTGCCTTATGGAACCCTGCAACCAGGGAAATCAAGTCTCTTCCAAGGACAACCTTGAGGCACTCGGAATTTTGGGAATGTGCGTTTACATTTACCGCATTTGGTCATGATCCTAAAACCGATGACTACAAGGTCTTCAGACTTTTAACCTGTTCAAATATGCCGGGCCGCCCTATCCAGAAAATGGAATTATACACTTTAAGCAGCGATTCTTGGAGACAAATGGACTTAGATGTGCCTGCTCACATTGAAGGAACTAATATCATAAACACATGTATGAAGGGAATAAACCACTGGTTGGGATCTGATCATGAGAATGGTGACGTTGTGATCCTTCTTTTTGACACGAGTGATGAAGTTTTTGGGGTGATACCTTTACCGGATTCTTTTGGCAACCAGCGAGGGGATATTGCAGTGTACAATGAAATGATTGCTTTGATTTTTTATCCAAACACGTACACCGACACAGACACAGCCACAGAGAAACGCTTCGATATGTGGGTGATGAGTGAGTATGGGGTTAAGGAGTCATGGACTAGACTGTTTACAATTGGAGCTGTTTCAGGTGTTGAGAGGCCTTCGGGATTTTGGAGCAATGGCGGAGTTTTCATGGGAAGTAGCAGTGGGGAGTTGCTTTTGTATAACCACTTCACTCAACAATTTAAGAATCTTGGAGTTTTCTCGGTTGCTAGACGTCCTAGCATTGAAAGATATATGCAGGTTATCATTTACAAGgagagcctagtttcccttaaCGGAAGGCATGAAGAGGAAGATGGTATCATTCGTGTCCCATAG